Within the Vagococcus carniphilus genome, the region CCCACGTTTATTACACCGTATTTATCCATAGAGAGTTCAATTAGAGGTAGAGATGAAAATCTTGCCTCTTTTTTATTTGACTTTCAAATGGAAGAAGAGTAGTATTGATTTATAAGTTACAAACGTAAACAATAAAAGAAAGGTGATAGATATGAAACAAACAATAAAGATTAATGGCATGAGTTGTGAGCATTGTGTAGGAAAAGTGGAGAAAGCAGTATCTGAGTTAGATGGTGTGGATAAAATAAAAGTGAAGTTAAAAAATGCAGAAGCTAAAATCAAGTTTGATGAAACTAAAATTCCGTTAGAAAAGATTTTAGAAACAGTTACAGAATTAGGCTATGAAGCAAGCAGCATCTAATATAATAATATTTGATAAAAGCTGATTTTAAAAAATCGGCTTTTTTTATTTGACAAGTTAAAAAGATTAGGATAGTATCATACATACAAATGTATGTATAGGAGTGATTGTTATGGCTCGTAATAAATACCCAGAAAGAACTAGAAAAGCAATTTTAGAATCAGCTGCTAAACTTTTTACGTTTCGTGGTTGGGAAAATGTGACGATTCAAGAAGTGATTGATGATGTGGGAGGTATTACTCGAGGTGCTTTCTATCATCATTTTAAATCGAAAGCTGATTTAATTGATGCAGTTACGGAAGAATATTTTTCCGAAAATAAGAGTGTGTTAAATCAGATTACTGATACAAAAACGAAAGCAGTCGATCGTTTAAGACAAGGCATTATTTTAAGTTTAAAAAAACAAACTGAAAAAGGTGCGATGACTAATATTCCTAGTGTTGTTAATTCACCAGAATTTATTTTTAGAATCGTTCACGATAGTATTGAAGTAACTGCCACTGAGGTATCACGTTTAATTGAAGAAGGTAACAAGGATGGTTCTTGTCAGGTTGAGAACATCAAGGAAGTTTCTGAAATGATGATGTTATTGTTTAATATTTGGAGTAATCCTAATATTATTCATGTTAGTCAAACTGATTATCAATCAAAAATTAGGTTTATTGATCAATTGTTAAAAACATCAGGTTTGCCACTAATTGATGAATCAGTTATAGACGCTTTTATGGGATATTACGAAGAAACAAAAAAATAAACAAATACGTTTATTTTTTTAAAGTTATACATACATTTGAATGTATCTTAAAGGAGAAGAGAAAATGAGATTTTTTGAAATATTATTTATTGGCTTTACTTTACTAACTTTAGGTAGTATCATACTAAAATTTGATGTAGCAAAACGTTATCGAAAACCGATAGCAATGACAGAAATAGGACTGATGATTTTAAGTTTACTCATTGATAGTTATCGTTGGCAGATAATTCCCACTTATGGTTTAGCTATTTTGGTAATTGTTTTACTTTTTACTTTAAAAAGTAAAGAAGAAATTCGTTTCCCAAAAAGCTTAGTTGTCGG harbors:
- the copZ gene encoding copper chaperone CopZ, which translates into the protein MKQTIKINGMSCEHCVGKVEKAVSELDGVDKIKVKLKNAEAKIKFDETKIPLEKILETVTELGYEASSI
- a CDS encoding TetR/AcrR family transcriptional regulator, which gives rise to MARNKYPERTRKAILESAAKLFTFRGWENVTIQEVIDDVGGITRGAFYHHFKSKADLIDAVTEEYFSENKSVLNQITDTKTKAVDRLRQGIILSLKKQTEKGAMTNIPSVVNSPEFIFRIVHDSIEVTATEVSRLIEEGNKDGSCQVENIKEVSEMMMLLFNIWSNPNIIHVSQTDYQSKIRFIDQLLKTSGLPLIDESVIDAFMGYYEETKK